From one Actinomyces sp. Marseille-P3109 genomic stretch:
- a CDS encoding WhiB family transcriptional regulator: MWNILGDGPLKQPEEPDAEVLSLLFGGGDDVDEGPLAWQERALCAQTDPEAFFPEKGGSTREAKRVCATCEVREECLEYALANDERFGIWGGMSERERRKLKRRAV, from the coding sequence ATGTGGAACATCCTCGGCGACGGCCCGCTGAAGCAGCCGGAGGAGCCTGACGCAGAGGTGCTCTCGCTCCTCTTCGGCGGTGGCGATGACGTCGATGAGGGACCCCTGGCGTGGCAGGAGCGCGCACTGTGCGCTCAGACGGACCCAGAGGCGTTCTTCCCTGAGAAGGGTGGTTCCACACGTGAGGCCAAGCGGGTCTGCGCGACTTGCGAGGTCCGTGAGGAGTGCCTCGAGTACGCCCTCGCCAACGACGAGCGCTTCGGTATCTGGGGCGGCATGTCGGAGCGCGAACGGCGCAAGCTCAAGCGTCGCGCGGTATGA
- a CDS encoding TIGR03089 family protein, giving the protein MHDPLLELLPGPHDADRPWLNCYGNDERVELTGHVLSMWLAKIAGLITSESTPGDGVHVGLPPHWRTVAWACGAWLAGRTVLLGTGEEIEAAGLTPELSVAFSPEDLCEEAEAQVLVPAASLALRWPGDLPALVLDGAADLMSYPDRFTPASLSAELPCLTDLSNDLTETGARGGALGDALPARLTRGELVAQVEAVAGGTGEPGTHGPRAALVRRPRTAETLLGVLAAWSTGRTAVVLTPEAGDDVAAAAIRQEGICEAQPD; this is encoded by the coding sequence ATGCACGACCCCTTGCTAGAGCTGCTTCCAGGCCCTCATGACGCCGACAGACCGTGGCTGAATTGTTATGGAAACGACGAGCGCGTCGAGTTGACCGGACACGTTCTGTCCATGTGGTTGGCCAAGATAGCGGGATTGATCACATCAGAGTCCACGCCGGGTGACGGAGTCCACGTCGGGCTCCCGCCGCACTGGCGGACGGTGGCCTGGGCCTGCGGGGCGTGGCTGGCGGGGCGGACCGTCCTCCTGGGCACCGGTGAGGAGATCGAGGCCGCCGGCCTGACCCCGGAGCTGAGCGTCGCCTTCAGCCCGGAGGACCTGTGCGAGGAGGCGGAGGCGCAGGTGCTGGTCCCCGCGGCGTCCCTGGCGCTGCGCTGGCCGGGCGATCTGCCCGCCCTGGTGCTCGACGGCGCCGCGGATCTCATGTCCTATCCCGATCGCTTCACGCCGGCGAGCCTCTCGGCGGAGCTGCCCTGCCTCACTGACCTCAGCAACGACCTCACCGAGACCGGGGCTCGGGGAGGAGCGTTGGGCGATGCACTGCCCGCCAGGCTGACGCGGGGTGAGCTGGTGGCCCAGGTCGAGGCCGTCGCCGGGGGCACCGGGGAACCGGGTACGCACGGGCCTCGCGCCGCCCTGGTGCGTCGTCCCCGAACGGCCGAGACGCTGCTGGGGGTGCTGGCCGCCTGGAGCACCGGGCGCACGGCGGTGGTCCTGACTCCCGAGGCAGGCGACGACGTCGCCGCGGCCGCGATCCGACAAGAGGGTATCTGCGAGGCTCAGCCCGACTGA